Genomic DNA from Actinopolymorpha sp. NPDC004070:
GGGAGGAGCTCGGTCAGCACGCTGCCGACGGCCTGCTCCTGGTTGGCCTGCCGGTCACGGTCGACCCGCCGCTTGTAGTTGACGTACTCCGCCTGGAGCCGCTTGAGGTCGTTGGTGCGTTCGACGACGGCCGACTTGAGTGCTTCCACCTCCGCGGCGGAGGCGGCCGGGGCCTCCTCGGCGTCGCCCGGCTCACCGGGCCTGGCGGTGGCCTCCGTGTCGGGGTCGGCCGCGTCACCGGCGCCGGGCGAGGACGCGGTCGCCCGCGCCTCCTCCCGGATCTCGCCGGTACGCGGGTCGATGCGCCGCCGGTCGTGGACCACGGGCCCGTCGTGTCCCTCGGCCTGGCTCACTTCTGACCACCCTCGTCGTTGGCGCCACCCGCGGGCTTGTCGTCGTCGACGATCTCGGCGTCGACCACGTCGTCGTCCGCGGCGTTGGCGGAACCGTCACCGGTGCCGGTGGCGTCGCCGGCGTCGCCGGTCGGGGTGCCCTGGGACTGCTGGGCGTTGGCGTAGATCGCCGAGCCCATCTTGGTGCGGGACTCCGAGAGCTTGTCGAACGCCGACTTGAGGGCGTCGTTGTCCTCGCCTTCCAGGGCCTTCTTCAGCGCGGCGATGTCCTGCTCGACCTCGGACTTGACCTCGGCCGGAACGCTGTCGGGGTTGTCCGCGACGAACTTCTCCGTCTGATACACCAGCGAGTCCGCCTGGTTGCGAAGCTCCGCGGCCTCACGGCGCTTGCGGTCCTCCTCGGCATACTGCTCCGCATCCCGGACCATCCGGTCGATGTCGTCCTTGGGCAGAGCCGACCCACCGGTCACCGTCATCTTCTGCTCACGACCCGTCCCCAGATCCTTCGCCGACACGTGCACGATGCCGTTCGCGTCGATGTCGAACGCCACCTCGATCTGCGGGACGTTCCGGGGCGCGGGCGGCAGGCCGGTCAGCTCGAAGTTACCGAGCGACTTGTTGTCGCGGGCCATCTCGCGTTCGCCCTGGAAGACCTCGATCATCACCGAGGGCTGGTTGTCCTCGGCAGTCGTGAAGACTTCGGAACGCTTCGTGGGAATGGTGGTGTTGCGCTCGATGATCTTGGTGAAAACACCACCCTTGGTGGCGATGCCGAGGGACAGGGGAGTGACATCCAACAACAAGACATCCTTCACCTCACCCCGCAACACACCCGACTGCAACGACGCACCAATCGCCACCACCTCATCAGGGTTCACACCCTTGTGCGGCTCCTTACCACCCGTAAGCTCCCGCACCAACTCCGCCACCGCAGGCA
This window encodes:
- a CDS encoding Hsp70 family protein, whose product is EFQRLTGDLLERCRRPFQQVLRDGGVEVGKIDHVILVGGSTRMPAVAELVRELTGGKEPHKGVNPDEVVAIGASLQSGVLRGEVKDVLLLDVTPLSLGIATKGGVFTKIIERNTTIPTKRSEVFTTAEDNQPSVMIEVFQGEREMARDNKSLGNFELTGLPPAPRNVPQIEVAFDIDANGIVHVSAKDLGTGREQKMTVTGGSALPKDDIDRMVRDAEQYAEEDRKRREAAELRNQADSLVYQTEKFVADNPDSVPAEVKSEVEQDIAALKKALEGEDNDALKSAFDKLSESRTKMGSAIYANAQQSQGTPTGDAGDATGTGDGSANAADDDVVDAEIVDDDKPAGGANDEGGQK